The Pirellulimonas nuda genome includes a region encoding these proteins:
- a CDS encoding helix-turn-helix domain-containing protein, whose translation MHNDSRRPRALTPEKQQRLIELVARGMKIEEAAKRTGCSGKTVQRERRRSPLFDYLLGKARQGAPSRKPTLADWRASRTPGPEARVGRWLRRVAEGDPAP comes from the coding sequence ATGCACAACGATTCGAGGCGCCCACGCGCGTTGACCCCGGAGAAGCAGCAGCGGCTGATCGAGCTTGTGGCCCGGGGCATGAAGATCGAGGAGGCGGCGAAGCGCACGGGGTGCAGCGGCAAGACCGTGCAGCGCGAGCGGCGTCGCTCGCCGCTGTTCGACTACCTGCTGGGCAAGGCACGCCAGGGCGCCCCCAGCCGGAAGCCGACCCTGGCCGACTGGCGCGCCTCGCGTACGCCGGGGCCCGAGGCGCGGGTCGGGCGGTGGCTGCGTCGGGTCGCCGAGGGGGACCCCGCGCCGTGA
- a CDS encoding Xaa-Pro dipeptidyl-peptidase, with amino-acid sequence MNSIYLSILTVSALALADGPAAGASGAAPPGATRAELPSGRVRATTEPKASNKPKASNEPTASLASKAEPPEEEAAPKPGVPFFKDGEAQVVKEFEDPDYWLRHDLWVETEFDSDQDGRPDRVHVSVTRPRQTETEGLKLPVIYETSPYFAGTGESGTRYFWDPHQELGQAPKQRTTAPPVERKGMRPIISKSLAKQWTPRGYIVVHSSSPGTGLSQGCPTIGGENESLAPKAVIDWLCGRADGFTSPDGYDRVSAGWCNGKVGMTGTSFNGSLALAAASTGVQGLEAIIPIAPNTSYYHYYRSNGLVRHPLGYMGEDIDCLYEFIHSGPEALRECCDNTIRDRLYRNNMDRASGDYNDFWRGRDYLHKLEPMKCALLMAHGFNDWNVVPEHSFRIYDAVRSKGLPCQLYYHQGGHGGAPPLKQMNRWFTRYLHGVENGVEQDCPAWIVREADDPDKPTGYPAYPHPEAKPIVLRLGKGAPERGSLRLGSPGKQGVETLVDNYSFNGEALARAEWTRHRLIYTAPELKRPVHISGTPRIKLRLACDRDAANLSVWLVSLPWNTKSDAKITDNIITRGWADPQNYRSITEGEPLRPGRFYDLEFDLQPDDQVVPAGQQIGLMIFSSDQDFTLWPKPGAELTVDLDATRLSLPVVGGKKGWRKAFTEEEEPTKPAAPPKP; translated from the coding sequence GTGAATTCCATTTATCTTTCGATCCTGACGGTCTCGGCCCTCGCGCTCGCAGACGGGCCCGCCGCCGGCGCAAGCGGGGCGGCCCCGCCAGGGGCGACGCGCGCCGAACTGCCCAGCGGGCGGGTGCGGGCGACGACCGAACCAAAAGCGTCCAACAAACCAAAAGCGTCCAACGAGCCAACGGCGTCCCTCGCGTCGAAGGCGGAACCGCCGGAAGAGGAAGCGGCGCCCAAGCCCGGCGTCCCCTTCTTCAAGGACGGCGAGGCGCAAGTGGTCAAGGAGTTTGAGGACCCCGACTACTGGCTCCGCCATGACCTGTGGGTAGAGACAGAGTTCGACTCCGATCAAGACGGCCGCCCTGACCGGGTGCACGTCAGCGTCACGCGGCCGCGGCAGACCGAGACCGAGGGGCTCAAGCTGCCGGTGATCTACGAGACGAGCCCCTACTTTGCCGGAACCGGCGAGTCGGGGACCCGCTACTTCTGGGACCCCCATCAAGAGCTCGGCCAGGCGCCCAAGCAGCGCACCACGGCGCCCCCGGTCGAGCGCAAGGGCATGCGGCCCATCATCTCCAAGTCGCTCGCCAAGCAGTGGACCCCCCGGGGCTACATCGTGGTGCACTCGTCGTCGCCGGGGACCGGCCTCTCGCAGGGCTGCCCCACCATCGGCGGCGAGAACGAGTCGCTGGCGCCCAAAGCAGTGATCGACTGGCTCTGCGGTCGGGCGGACGGGTTCACCTCCCCCGACGGGTACGATCGCGTGTCGGCCGGCTGGTGCAACGGCAAGGTCGGCATGACGGGGACCTCGTTTAACGGCTCGCTCGCGCTCGCGGCGGCCAGCACCGGCGTCCAGGGGCTCGAGGCGATCATCCCCATCGCCCCCAACACCTCGTACTACCACTACTACCGCTCCAACGGCCTGGTCCGCCACCCCTTGGGGTACATGGGCGAGGACATCGACTGCCTGTACGAGTTCATCCACTCCGGCCCCGAAGCGCTGCGCGAATGCTGCGACAACACCATCCGCGACCGGTTGTACCGCAACAACATGGACCGCGCTTCGGGCGACTACAACGACTTCTGGCGCGGCCGCGACTACCTGCACAAGCTGGAGCCGATGAAGTGCGCGTTGCTAATGGCGCACGGCTTCAACGATTGGAACGTCGTGCCGGAGCACAGCTTCCGCATCTACGACGCGGTCCGCAGCAAGGGCCTGCCGTGCCAGCTTTACTACCACCAAGGGGGCCACGGCGGCGCGCCGCCGCTCAAGCAGATGAACCGCTGGTTCACCCGCTACCTGCACGGCGTAGAGAACGGCGTTGAGCAAGACTGCCCGGCCTGGATCGTCCGTGAGGCAGACGACCCCGACAAGCCGACCGGGTACCCCGCCTACCCCCACCCGGAGGCCAAGCCGATCGTGCTGCGTCTGGGGAAGGGGGCGCCCGAGCGCGGCTCGCTGCGGCTCGGCTCTCCCGGCAAGCAGGGCGTAGAAACGCTCGTCGACAACTACTCGTTCAACGGCGAGGCCCTGGCCCGAGCCGAGTGGACCCGGCACCGGCTGATCTACACGGCGCCCGAGCTCAAACGCCCCGTCCACATCTCGGGGACGCCGCGGATCAAGCTCCGCCTGGCGTGCGACCGCGACGCGGCCAACCTCTCCGTGTGGCTCGTCTCGCTCCCTTGGAACACCAAGAGCGACGCCAAGATCACCGACAACATCATCACGCGCGGCTGGGCCGATCCGCAGAACTACCGGTCGATCACCGAGGGTGAGCCGCTGCGACCCGGCCGATTCTACGACCTGGAGTTCGACCTCCAGCCCGACGATCAGGTGGTCCCCGCCGGCCAGCAGATCGGGCTGATGATCTTCTCGAGCGACCAGGACTTCACCCTCTGGCCCAAGCCCGGCGCAGAGCTGACGGTCGACCTCGACGCCACCCGGCTGTCCCTCCCGGTCGTCGGCGGCAAGAAGGGGTGGCGCAAAGCGTTCACCGAAGAGGAAGAGCCGACCAAGCCCGCGGCGCCGCCAAAGCCCTAG
- a CDS encoding DUF1598 domain-containing protein, translating to MLRSSAVMFLGLGACLAAAQNNPLLGPGGLGPGFGQQGGGPAGQVGGLGVGGPAQGGAQNADFDSLIDLIITTVAPDTWNEAGGGPGDIRPFPIGGVWVDAGGVMRQRKPRPSKASLGLARQGARAAPRGTQDPRTPSGLRYVSLGRLEAEIARRTAAGEPLEEAMLTLAGLGRVRYAFAIPETHDIVLAGPAGDWRVDQAGRIVSTDSGAPVVRLDDLLTLLRAGRSAPGGAFGCSINPRAENLAATQALLGRSGAKPLAPGRRDAWLEELRGAVGEQDIEVFGIDPHSRVARVLVEADHHMKLVGMGLADGVLGVESYLDTIELDDNGAPPPMSVLRWWFTLCYTDIDASAEGDAYELAGPGARVLSENELLTARGERIHTGQSDELTQRFAHSFSQHFAPLCAKHPVYGELRAVFDLALVAAMVWDPAQGLAPRAQWDGGLLVDAQRLPLPRYAVPRTVESVVNHRQMDRRTFVAGVSGGVWVDAGGLLKEHAAVGAGYTELSARRPAAPAAAAQWWWDAP from the coding sequence ATGCTCCGCTCTTCTGCTGTCATGTTCCTCGGCCTGGGCGCCTGCCTCGCGGCCGCCCAGAACAACCCCCTGCTGGGCCCCGGCGGATTGGGACCAGGCTTTGGACAGCAGGGAGGCGGCCCGGCCGGTCAGGTCGGCGGGTTGGGCGTCGGCGGGCCGGCCCAGGGGGGCGCCCAGAACGCCGACTTCGACTCGCTGATCGACCTGATCATCACCACCGTCGCCCCCGACACCTGGAACGAAGCCGGCGGCGGGCCGGGCGACATCCGCCCCTTCCCCATCGGCGGCGTCTGGGTCGACGCCGGCGGGGTCATGCGCCAGCGCAAGCCGCGCCCAAGCAAAGCGTCGCTGGGGCTCGCCAGGCAGGGCGCCCGCGCCGCGCCCCGCGGCACGCAAGACCCGCGGACCCCCTCCGGCCTGCGGTACGTCTCGCTCGGCCGCCTCGAGGCAGAGATCGCCCGCCGCACCGCCGCCGGCGAGCCGCTCGAAGAAGCCATGCTCACGCTCGCCGGGCTCGGGCGAGTCCGGTACGCGTTTGCGATCCCCGAAACCCACGACATCGTGCTGGCCGGCCCCGCCGGCGACTGGCGCGTCGACCAGGCGGGGCGGATCGTCTCTACAGACTCCGGCGCCCCGGTGGTCCGGCTGGACGACCTGCTCACCCTGCTGCGCGCAGGCCGCAGCGCGCCGGGGGGCGCGTTCGGGTGCTCGATCAACCCGCGGGCAGAGAACCTGGCCGCCACGCAGGCGCTGCTGGGCCGCAGCGGCGCCAAGCCGCTGGCGCCGGGGCGTCGCGACGCGTGGCTTGAGGAGCTCCGCGGCGCCGTGGGCGAGCAAGACATCGAGGTCTTCGGCATCGACCCCCACTCGCGCGTCGCCCGCGTGCTGGTCGAGGCAGACCACCACATGAAGCTGGTCGGCATGGGGCTGGCCGACGGCGTGCTGGGGGTCGAGAGCTACCTCGACACGATCGAGCTCGACGACAACGGCGCCCCGCCCCCGATGAGCGTGCTCCGCTGGTGGTTCACGCTCTGCTACACCGATATCGACGCCTCGGCCGAAGGGGACGCGTACGAGCTGGCCGGCCCCGGCGCGCGGGTGCTCAGCGAGAACGAGCTGCTCACCGCCCGCGGCGAGCGGATCCACACCGGCCAGTCCGACGAGCTGACCCAACGGTTCGCGCACAGCTTCTCGCAGCACTTCGCCCCGCTGTGCGCCAAGCACCCGGTGTACGGCGAGCTGCGCGCGGTGTTCGACCTGGCGCTGGTCGCCGCGATGGTGTGGGACCCCGCTCAGGGGCTCGCCCCCCGCGCCCAATGGGACGGCGGGCTGCTGGTAGACGCACAGCGTCTGCCGCTGCCGCGCTACGCCGTGCCGCGCACCGTCGAGTCGGTCGTCAACCACCGCCAGATGGACCGCCGCACGTTTGTCGCCGGCGTCAGCGGCGGCGTGTGGGTCGACGCGGGGGGGCTGCTCAAGGAGCACGCCGCCGTCGGGGCCGGCTACACCGAGCTGTCTGCCCGCCGCCCCGCCGCGCCGGCCGCCGCTGCCCAGTGGTGGTGGGACGCGCCCTGA
- a CDS encoding GNAT family N-acetyltransferase → MATNLTIRDAAEADLPAIVEIYNHSIASRTANANRDPVSVESRREWFYAHSPERRPLWVAVEGERVIGWIGLADFLPRYAYHITAELSLYVAPDRQQQGLGAVLMERLIAACPGIGVENLISLIFAKNAGSIRLHEKMGFDRWGYMPQVTELDDIRRDVVIMGRCVRSPA, encoded by the coding sequence ATGGCGACCAACCTCACCATCCGCGACGCCGCCGAGGCCGACCTGCCGGCGATTGTAGAGATCTACAACCACTCGATCGCCAGCCGCACGGCCAACGCCAACCGCGACCCGGTTTCGGTCGAGAGCCGGCGTGAGTGGTTCTACGCCCACTCGCCCGAGCGCCGGCCGCTGTGGGTAGCGGTAGAGGGGGAGCGGGTGATCGGCTGGATCGGCCTGGCGGACTTCTTGCCGCGCTACGCCTACCACATCACCGCCGAGCTGAGCCTGTACGTGGCGCCCGACCGCCAGCAGCAGGGGCTGGGGGCGGTGCTGATGGAGCGGTTGATCGCGGCCTGCCCCGGGATCGGGGTCGAGAACCTGATCTCGCTGATCTTCGCCAAGAACGCCGGCAGCATCCGCCTGCACGAGAAGATGGGCTTCGACCGCTGGGGCTACATGCCCCAGGTGACCGAGCTAGACGACATCCGCCGCGATGTGGTGATCATGGGCCGCTGCGTGCGCTCGCCGGCGTAG
- a CDS encoding sulfatase family protein encodes MRTALFLAALLLAPPALAGPPTIVVFFSDDHSRLDSSVYGARDLRTPNMQRLADDGLTFNRAFVASPACAPSRAALLTGLMPARNGAEENHSYCRDDIQTLPAYLHELGYEVAAFGKVCHGADVERRGFNHTDKSHAAARVAKYLDQRTSEKPLCLLVGTHSPHVPWPEGSGYRPGEVNIPQTHVDTPATRMMRCRYYEDVTRADTELGELRTLVDERFGENVLFAYTSDHGAQWPFGKWNLYDEGTRVPLIVAWPGVVAPGTRTDAMVSWIDLLPTLAEVAGGTPPAEGNPVGIDGRSFGAVLRGEADHLRDRVFTTHSGDGRMNVYPIRSVRTDRWKLIENLHPEFAYTTHIDLAQGKDGLLYWRPWVERAKTDPHAADAVRRYHQRPRWEFYDLDADPLEEHNLADRPEHAERIGGLKSELKAWMTAQGDRETVFREPRLLANPADWAPAPLEAPPAGAQNRPAAARKRQTAGR; translated from the coding sequence ATGCGCACCGCACTCTTCCTAGCAGCACTCCTGCTCGCGCCCCCGGCATTGGCTGGGCCGCCGACGATCGTTGTCTTCTTCTCGGACGACCACAGCCGGCTCGACTCGTCGGTGTACGGCGCCCGCGACTTGCGGACCCCCAACATGCAGCGGCTGGCCGACGACGGGCTGACGTTCAATCGGGCGTTTGTGGCGTCGCCGGCCTGCGCCCCGAGCCGGGCCGCCTTGCTCACCGGCCTGATGCCGGCGCGCAACGGCGCCGAGGAGAACCATTCCTACTGCCGCGACGACATCCAGACGCTGCCGGCGTACCTGCACGAGTTGGGGTATGAGGTCGCCGCGTTCGGCAAGGTGTGCCACGGCGCCGACGTTGAGCGCCGCGGATTTAATCACACCGACAAGAGCCACGCCGCGGCGCGTGTGGCCAAGTACCTCGACCAGCGGACGTCGGAGAAGCCCCTCTGCCTGCTGGTCGGGACCCACTCGCCCCACGTCCCTTGGCCGGAAGGTTCGGGCTACCGGCCCGGCGAGGTGAACATTCCGCAGACGCACGTCGACACGCCGGCCACGCGGATGATGCGCTGCCGGTACTACGAGGACGTGACCCGGGCGGATACCGAGCTGGGAGAGCTGCGCACGCTGGTGGACGAAAGGTTCGGCGAGAACGTGCTGTTTGCCTACACCAGCGACCACGGCGCCCAGTGGCCGTTTGGCAAGTGGAACCTATACGACGAGGGGACCCGCGTGCCGCTGATCGTCGCCTGGCCCGGCGTCGTAGCGCCGGGCACACGCACCGACGCGATGGTGAGCTGGATCGACCTGCTGCCGACGCTGGCGGAAGTAGCCGGCGGCACGCCCCCGGCCGAGGGGAACCCGGTGGGCATCGACGGCCGGTCGTTCGGCGCCGTGCTGCGGGGCGAGGCCGATCACCTGCGCGACCGCGTCTTCACCACCCACAGCGGCGACGGGCGGATGAACGTCTACCCCATCCGCAGCGTCCGCACCGACCGCTGGAAGCTGATCGAGAACCTCCACCCCGAGTTCGCCTACACCACGCACATCGACCTGGCGCAAGGCAAGGACGGCCTGCTCTACTGGCGCCCCTGGGTCGAGCGTGCCAAGACCGACCCCCACGCGGCCGACGCGGTGCGTCGGTACCACCAGCGGCCGCGCTGGGAGTTCTACGACCTGGATGCCGATCCGCTGGAGGAGCACAACCTAGCGGACCGCCCCGAGCACGCCGAGCGCATCGGGGGGCTCAAGTCGGAGCTGAAAGCGTGGATGACGGCCCAGGGGGACCGGGAGACGGTGTTCCGCGAGCCCCGGCTGCTAGCAAACCCGGCCGACTGGGCGCCGGCGCCGCTCGAGGCGCCCCCCGCTGGCGCCCAGAACAGGCCAGCAGCGGCTCGGAAGCGCCAGACCGCTGGCCGTTAG
- a CDS encoding MBL fold metallo-hydrolase, whose translation MVNNLPVKSIEHAGLTVEGYSRAAVQSYWRIPELKIGFDLGAQPWSFMGTENWFVSHGHLDHIAALPVYVSRRRLMKMEPPTIYLPEVCIEPVRGLLKYTTRLDRGRLPCELVAVAPGQEIELSRELVVTVSATTHTVPSLGYVVWERRKKLRPEYAELAGHEIRDLRQAGTDVTHETRIPLVAYLGDSSPPGLDACPAMYEAKILIMEMTFVAKGHRKEKIHKFGHIHLDDVLERRERFKNELILACHFSTRYHPNRVKSIVEERIPDMLDGRLNLWL comes from the coding sequence ATGGTCAACAACCTCCCTGTGAAGTCGATCGAGCACGCCGGCCTGACGGTCGAGGGGTACTCGCGCGCCGCCGTCCAGAGCTACTGGCGGATCCCGGAGCTCAAGATCGGCTTCGACCTCGGCGCCCAGCCCTGGTCGTTCATGGGGACCGAGAACTGGTTCGTCTCCCACGGCCACCTCGACCACATCGCGGCCCTGCCGGTGTACGTCTCGCGCCGCCGGCTGATGAAGATGGAGCCCCCCACCATCTACCTGCCCGAGGTCTGCATCGAGCCGGTCCGCGGGCTGCTGAAGTACACCACCCGGCTCGACCGCGGCCGGCTCCCCTGCGAGCTGGTCGCCGTGGCGCCCGGCCAGGAGATCGAGCTCTCCCGCGAGCTGGTGGTGACCGTTAGCGCCACTACGCACACGGTCCCCTCCCTGGGCTACGTGGTGTGGGAGCGCCGCAAGAAGCTCAGGCCGGAGTACGCGGAACTGGCCGGCCACGAGATCCGCGACCTCCGCCAGGCCGGCACGGACGTGACCCACGAGACGCGTATCCCGCTGGTGGCGTACCTGGGAGACAGCTCGCCCCCCGGGCTCGACGCCTGCCCGGCGATGTACGAGGCCAAGATCCTGATCATGGAGATGACCTTCGTCGCCAAGGGGCACCGCAAAGAGAAGATCCACAAGTTCGGCCACATCCACCTCGACGACGTGCTGGAGCGCCGCGAGCGGTTCAAGAACGAGCTGATCCTCGCCTGCCACTTCAGCACCCGCTACCACCCCAACCGTGTGAAGAGCATCGTCGAAGAACGCATCCCCGACATGCTCGACGGCCGGCTCAACCTGTGGCTCTGA
- the typA gene encoding translational GTPase TypA has product MPAESLQTRNVAIIAHVDHGKTTMVDCILYQIGKYRTEQLDKLAGGQHGLVFDSNDLERERGITIFSKNCAVRFETGGLEYRVNLIDTPGHADFGGEVERVLMMADGCLLLVDAYEGPMPQTRFVLQKALALGLRPIVVVNKVDRPDARPDEVLTEVFDLLIDLGADDKTLDFPVVFASAKQGWASHTVGDRGTNIRPILETIIEHVPAPEVDPAAPVQMLVTTIDFSEYVGRIAIGRVFAGTLKNRQRVRVIDRHGVGRDQQISQLFTFEGLDRVPADHVEAGDLCAVVGLDPVNIGDTLADLEAPVALPPIHIDEPTLHMTFRVNDGPLVGREGKFLTSRQIGDRLQKELRSNVALKVEPGETMEQFRVSGRGLMHLGILIENLRREGFELCVGKPQVVFHEDEDGKRLEPIELLVVDVPEEHQNAVMALVGDRRAQLLKMGHKSGTSGFVHLEFSIPARALIGLRSRMLTATMGNAIVHHTVLGYEPIRGALPQRSNGVLIANEPGMVTAYALDGLDDRGTFFVEPGDEVYEGQVVGEHCKSSDLIVNVVRGKKLTNMRASGKDDNSQVRPVRRMSLEASLEYIGDDELLEVTPGPIRLRKIMLKETDRKRVARREASAAAV; this is encoded by the coding sequence ATGCCCGCGGAATCGCTCCAGACCCGCAACGTCGCGATCATTGCGCACGTCGACCACGGCAAGACCACCATGGTCGACTGCATCCTCTACCAGATCGGCAAGTACCGCACCGAGCAGCTCGATAAGCTGGCCGGCGGGCAGCACGGCCTGGTGTTCGACTCGAACGACCTGGAGCGGGAACGCGGCATCACCATCTTCAGCAAGAACTGCGCGGTGCGGTTCGAGACGGGGGGCCTGGAGTACCGGGTGAACCTGATCGACACCCCGGGCCACGCCGACTTCGGCGGCGAGGTCGAACGCGTGCTGATGATGGCCGACGGCTGCCTGCTGCTGGTAGACGCCTACGAGGGGCCGATGCCGCAGACGCGGTTTGTGCTTCAAAAGGCGCTGGCGCTCGGGCTGCGTCCGATCGTGGTGGTGAACAAGGTCGACCGCCCCGACGCCCGGCCGGACGAGGTGCTGACCGAGGTGTTCGACCTGCTGATCGACCTGGGCGCCGACGACAAGACGCTCGACTTCCCGGTGGTGTTCGCCTCCGCCAAGCAGGGCTGGGCGTCGCACACCGTGGGGGACCGCGGGACCAACATCCGCCCCATCCTAGAAACGATCATCGAGCACGTCCCCGCGCCGGAGGTGGACCCCGCCGCGCCGGTGCAGATGCTGGTGACCACGATCGACTTCTCCGAGTACGTGGGCCGGATCGCCATCGGGCGCGTCTTTGCCGGCACGCTCAAGAACCGCCAGCGGGTGCGGGTGATCGACCGCCACGGCGTCGGACGCGACCAACAGATCTCACAGTTGTTCACCTTCGAGGGGCTCGACCGCGTCCCGGCGGACCACGTCGAGGCGGGCGACCTGTGCGCCGTGGTGGGGCTCGACCCCGTGAACATCGGCGACACGCTGGCCGACCTAGAAGCCCCCGTGGCGCTCCCGCCGATCCACATCGACGAGCCGACGCTGCACATGACCTTCCGCGTGAACGACGGCCCGCTGGTCGGACGCGAAGGGAAGTTCCTCACCAGCCGGCAGATCGGCGACCGGCTGCAGAAGGAGCTGCGTTCGAACGTCGCCCTCAAGGTAGAGCCGGGCGAAACGATGGAGCAGTTCCGCGTCTCGGGCCGCGGCCTGATGCACCTGGGCATCCTGATCGAGAACCTCCGCCGCGAGGGGTTCGAGCTGTGCGTCGGCAAGCCGCAGGTGGTGTTCCACGAAGACGAAGACGGCAAGCGGCTCGAGCCGATCGAGCTGCTGGTGGTGGACGTCCCCGAGGAGCACCAGAACGCGGTGATGGCGCTGGTGGGGGACCGCCGGGCCCAACTGCTGAAGATGGGGCACAAGTCGGGGACCAGCGGCTTTGTGCACCTGGAGTTCTCCATCCCGGCCCGGGCGCTCATCGGGCTGCGGAGCCGGATGCTCACCGCCACCATGGGCAACGCCATCGTCCACCACACCGTGCTGGGCTACGAGCCGATCCGCGGGGCGCTGCCGCAACGCTCCAACGGCGTGCTGATCGCCAACGAGCCGGGCATGGTCACCGCCTACGCCCTGGACGGGCTGGACGACCGCGGCACGTTCTTTGTCGAGCCGGGGGACGAGGTGTACGAGGGGCAGGTCGTGGGCGAGCACTGCAAGAGTTCCGACCTAATCGTGAACGTCGTCCGCGGCAAGAAGCTCACCAACATGCGCGCGTCGGGCAAGGACGATAACTCCCAGGTCCGCCCCGTGCGGCGGATGTCGCTCGAGGCCAGCCTGGAGTACATCGGCGACGACGAGCTGCTAGAGGTCACCCCGGGCCCCATCCGCCTGCGGAAGATCATGCTCAAGGAGACCGACCGCAAACGCGTCGCCCGCCGCGAGGCGTCTGCCGCCGCCGTGTAG
- a CDS encoding SHD1 domain-containing protein produces MPRVFSKALAVALSFSLCINSAMAGQFCGRPQPVCCPAPVCCETVVYETSCCEPVCCEPAPCGAVVVSESFSDCGCGATVTESHSMDAAPMAPTPAEPTRAAKPSSEEALEPAPSLPPAPSPVDEPMDESPSDDPAPLPAPEPLFPEPAPAPAPDPAPAPAPAPAPVEPAAPADDLFGAPAEEPAAPDTGADLFGAPAEEPPAPMETEPPAVEDDLFGAPAEEPAPMQEPAVEDAPMEDDLFGAPAEEPAAVEAPMGDDLFGAPAEEPATEEPPMGDDLFGAPADEPATEDAPMGEDLFGAPAEEPAVEEAPMGDDLFGAPADEPAPKDEPAAEEDLFGPADEPAGDEGTDSGLDDFFSILEQPGGFESPEMRQWSDNSGVYSCEGRLLAVGDGFVRLAKANGRTATVPMTRLCASDLEFVNRQASARTQQQLTRTASR; encoded by the coding sequence ATGCCACGCGTATTTAGCAAAGCGCTTGCCGTCGCGCTGTCTTTCAGCCTGTGTATCAATTCCGCCATGGCGGGCCAGTTCTGTGGACGCCCCCAACCGGTCTGCTGCCCGGCGCCGGTGTGCTGCGAGACGGTGGTCTACGAGACCTCCTGCTGTGAACCGGTTTGCTGCGAGCCGGCGCCCTGCGGCGCCGTGGTGGTGAGCGAATCGTTCAGCGACTGCGGTTGCGGCGCCACGGTGACCGAGTCGCACTCGATGGACGCGGCCCCGATGGCGCCGACGCCGGCCGAGCCGACCCGGGCGGCCAAGCCGTCCTCCGAAGAAGCGCTCGAGCCCGCGCCCAGCCTCCCGCCGGCGCCGTCGCCCGTCGACGAGCCGATGGACGAATCCCCCAGCGACGACCCCGCGCCCCTGCCGGCGCCCGAGCCGCTGTTCCCCGAACCCGCCCCGGCGCCCGCTCCAGACCCCGCTCCCGCTCCGGCCCCTGCGCCGGCGCCTGTTGAGCCCGCCGCGCCGGCCGACGACTTGTTCGGCGCCCCCGCCGAAGAGCCCGCCGCGCCCGACACCGGCGCCGACCTGTTTGGCGCCCCCGCCGAGGAGCCGCCGGCGCCGATGGAAACCGAGCCGCCGGCGGTAGAAGACGACCTGTTCGGCGCCCCGGCCGAAGAGCCCGCGCCGATGCAGGAGCCGGCCGTTGAAGACGCGCCGATGGAAGACGACCTGTTTGGCGCTCCCGCCGAAGAGCCGGCCGCCGTAGAGGCGCCGATGGGTGACGATCTGTTCGGCGCCCCGGCTGAAGAGCCGGCCACGGAAGAGCCGCCGATGGGAGACGACTTGTTCGGCGCCCCGGCCGACGAGCCTGCCACGGAAGACGCGCCGATGGGAGAAGACCTGTTTGGCGCTCCCGCCGAAGAACCGGCCGTCGAAGAGGCGCCGATGGGAGATGATCTGTTCGGCGCCCCGGCCGATGAGCCCGCTCCGAAGGACGAGCCCGCCGCCGAGGAAGACCTGTTCGGCCCCGCCGACGAGCCGGCCGGCGACGAAGGGACCGATTCGGGCCTCGACGACTTCTTCAGCATCCTGGAGCAGCCGGGCGGGTTCGAGAGCCCCGAGATGCGGCAGTGGAGCGACAACTCGGGCGTCTATAGCTGCGAAGGCCGCCTGCTGGCGGTCGGCGACGGGTTCGTCCGTCTGGCCAAGGCCAACGGCCGCACCGCCACGGTGCCCATGACCCGCCTGTGCGCGAGCGACCTTGAGTTCGTGAACCGGCAGGCCTCGGCCCGCACCCAGCAGCAGCTAACCCGTACCGCGTCGCGGTAG